The following proteins are encoded in a genomic region of Glycine soja cultivar W05 chromosome 17, ASM419377v2, whole genome shotgun sequence:
- the LOC114392840 gene encoding transcription factor HHO5-like isoform X2, giving the protein MEVSLDLSLAFVPRRTVCEILGDIAKSKDGSRRMATIEDLVKRLEDEKKKIEAFKPISKLKEEIKGGVRMKDEAVVEELMKLMKTNSEANGSLMIVGNESSDTKNWMNSVQLWNVETKQRNEEGDLFVPSNPIEQKNDTNKSVSKTVMKDNKKMSQVPSLGLMSPAVLELNHRKTESGYGHGSSMIITSSVEIKGHHQSQQPQQNPRKQRRCWSPDLHRRFVDALQQLGGPQVATPKQIRELMQVVGLTNDEVKSHLQKYRLHFKRPQGSSIGHANSGLCKMAQDKCGDDKSGSPQGPLFLGGSGKGLSSSGRNSMDTEGDEESDCRNWKGGIHHQLQPESDVL; this is encoded by the exons ATGGAAGTGAGTTTGGATTTGAGTTTGGCCTTTGTCCCTAGAAGAACCGTTTGTGAGATTCTTGGCGATATTGCTAAGAGCAAAGATGGGTCTCGGAGAATggccacaattgaggacttagTGAAAAGGTTGGaagatgagaagaagaagattgaAGCATTCAAAC CTATTAGTAAattgaaagaagagataaaggGGGGTGTGAGAATGAAAGATGAAGCCGTGGTTGAAGAGTTGATGAAACTTATGAAAACCAATTCTGAAGCAAATGGGTCTTTGATGATTGTGGGGAACGAAAGCAGTGACACGAAGAATTGGATGAACTCTGTTCAGCTATGGAACGTTGAAACCAAACAG AGGAATGAAGAGGGTGATCTATTTGTGCCCAGCAATccaattgaacaaaaaaacGACACCAACAAGAGTGTCTCAAAGACAGTGATGAAGGACAACAAGAAAATGTCACAGGTTCCTAGTCTTGGGTTGATGAGTCCTGCAGTGTTGGAATTGAATCATAGAAAAACAGAAAGTGGTTATGGACATGGTTCGTCCATGATTATTACAAGCTCGGTTGAAATTAAGGGTCATCATCAATCACAACAACCTCAGCAGAATCCGAGGAAACAAAGGCGATGCTGGTCACCAGATCTTCATCGGCGATTTGTTGATGCGCTTCAACAATTAGGGGGCCCACAAG TGGCCACTCCAAAGCAGATTAGAGAACTGATGCAGGTGGTAGGCCTCACAAATGATGAAGTGAAAAGCCATTTGCAA AAGTACAGGCTTCATTTTAAAAgacctcaaggttcttcaaTTGGCCATGCTAACAGTGGCTTATGCAAGATGGCACAAGATAAATGTGGAGACGATAAATCTGGCTCTCCACAAGGTCCACTCTTCCTAGGAGGGTCTGGAAAAGGTCTTTCAAGCTCTGGACGCAATAGCATGGACACAGAAGGAGATGAGGAATCAGATTGCCGCAATTGGAAAGGTGGGATTCATCACCAATTGCAACCAGAAAGTGACGTTTTGTGA
- the LOC114392840 gene encoding transcription factor HHO5-like isoform X1 → MEVSLDLSLAFVPRRTVCEILGDIAKSKDGSRRMATIEDLVKRLEDEKKKIEAFKRELPLCMILVNDAISKLKEEIKGGVRMKDEAVVEELMKLMKTNSEANGSLMIVGNESSDTKNWMNSVQLWNVETKQRNEEGDLFVPSNPIEQKNDTNKSVSKTVMKDNKKMSQVPSLGLMSPAVLELNHRKTESGYGHGSSMIITSSVEIKGHHQSQQPQQNPRKQRRCWSPDLHRRFVDALQQLGGPQVATPKQIRELMQVVGLTNDEVKSHLQKYRLHFKRPQGSSIGHANSGLCKMAQDKCGDDKSGSPQGPLFLGGSGKGLSSSGRNSMDTEGDEESDCRNWKGGIHHQLQPESDVL, encoded by the exons ATGGAAGTGAGTTTGGATTTGAGTTTGGCCTTTGTCCCTAGAAGAACCGTTTGTGAGATTCTTGGCGATATTGCTAAGAGCAAAGATGGGTCTCGGAGAATggccacaattgaggacttagTGAAAAGGTTGGaagatgagaagaagaagattgaAGCATTCAAACGTGAGCTTCCTCTTTGCATGATCCTTGTAAACGATG CTATTAGTAAattgaaagaagagataaaggGGGGTGTGAGAATGAAAGATGAAGCCGTGGTTGAAGAGTTGATGAAACTTATGAAAACCAATTCTGAAGCAAATGGGTCTTTGATGATTGTGGGGAACGAAAGCAGTGACACGAAGAATTGGATGAACTCTGTTCAGCTATGGAACGTTGAAACCAAACAG AGGAATGAAGAGGGTGATCTATTTGTGCCCAGCAATccaattgaacaaaaaaacGACACCAACAAGAGTGTCTCAAAGACAGTGATGAAGGACAACAAGAAAATGTCACAGGTTCCTAGTCTTGGGTTGATGAGTCCTGCAGTGTTGGAATTGAATCATAGAAAAACAGAAAGTGGTTATGGACATGGTTCGTCCATGATTATTACAAGCTCGGTTGAAATTAAGGGTCATCATCAATCACAACAACCTCAGCAGAATCCGAGGAAACAAAGGCGATGCTGGTCACCAGATCTTCATCGGCGATTTGTTGATGCGCTTCAACAATTAGGGGGCCCACAAG TGGCCACTCCAAAGCAGATTAGAGAACTGATGCAGGTGGTAGGCCTCACAAATGATGAAGTGAAAAGCCATTTGCAA AAGTACAGGCTTCATTTTAAAAgacctcaaggttcttcaaTTGGCCATGCTAACAGTGGCTTATGCAAGATGGCACAAGATAAATGTGGAGACGATAAATCTGGCTCTCCACAAGGTCCACTCTTCCTAGGAGGGTCTGGAAAAGGTCTTTCAAGCTCTGGACGCAATAGCATGGACACAGAAGGAGATGAGGAATCAGATTGCCGCAATTGGAAAGGTGGGATTCATCACCAATTGCAACCAGAAAGTGACGTTTTGTGA